Proteins found in one Corynebacterium freneyi genomic segment:
- a CDS encoding ribose-5-phosphate isomerase: protein MRIYLGADHAGFEMKNLIKDHLEKAGHEVVDCGAHVYDAADDYPAFCIEAASRTVNDPGSLGIVLGGSGNGEQIAANKVKGARCALAWSVETAKLAREHNNAQLIGLGGRMHSEEEALAIVDAFVAQPWSEEERHQRRIDILAEYEKTGIAPALPEQE, encoded by the coding sequence ATGCGTATTTACCTTGGCGCGGACCACGCCGGCTTCGAGATGAAGAACCTGATCAAGGACCACCTGGAAAAGGCGGGCCACGAGGTCGTCGATTGCGGCGCCCACGTGTACGACGCCGCCGACGACTACCCGGCCTTCTGCATCGAGGCCGCCTCACGCACGGTCAACGACCCGGGTTCGCTGGGCATCGTGCTCGGCGGTTCCGGCAACGGCGAGCAGATCGCCGCGAACAAGGTCAAGGGTGCTCGCTGCGCCCTGGCCTGGTCGGTGGAGACCGCCAAGCTCGCCCGCGAGCACAACAACGCCCAGCTCATCGGCCTTGGCGGCCGCATGCACTCCGAGGAGGAGGCGCTGGCCATCGTCGACGCTTTCGTCGCCCAGCCGTGGAGCGAGGAGGAGCGCCACCAGCGCCGCATCGACATCCTCGCCGAGTACGAGAAGACCGGCATCGCCCCGGCCCTGCCCGAGCAGGAGTAG
- a CDS encoding DUF4352 domain-containing protein, whose protein sequence is MKKSTIAVGLTALALVLAACDGSSSTADAAQADTGPADAAQADATREGPAQIGDTVHLGEADITTSNLRNAGVDVFGDNQVCADVTVVNVSESDVVSLNPFDWKLTDTNGVMLSTEFGGATDYDSVELTPGGSKSGTLCFKSDAAPGEYTLTYEKTFSFTSKPTEWKGAL, encoded by the coding sequence ATGAAGAAGTCCACCATCGCCGTCGGTCTCACCGCCCTGGCCCTCGTCCTCGCCGCATGCGACGGGTCGTCGTCGACGGCCGACGCCGCCCAGGCGGACACTGGTCCGGCCGACGCCGCCCAGGCCGACGCCACCCGGGAAGGCCCGGCCCAGATCGGCGACACCGTCCACCTGGGCGAGGCCGACATCACCACGTCGAACCTCCGCAACGCGGGCGTCGACGTCTTCGGCGACAATCAGGTGTGCGCCGACGTCACCGTGGTCAACGTCTCGGAATCCGACGTCGTCAGCCTCAACCCGTTCGATTGGAAGCTCACCGACACCAACGGCGTCATGCTGAGCACCGAGTTCGGCGGGGCCACCGATTACGACTCCGTCGAGCTCACCCCGGGCGGCAGCAAGTCGGGCACCCTGTGCTTCAAGTCGGACGCGGCGCCGGGCGAGTACACCTTGACCTACGAGAAGACCTTCAGCTTCACCTCGAAGCCCACCGAATGGAAGGGAGCGCTGTAG